A segment of the Cryptosporidium parvum Iowa II chromosome 5, whole genome shotgun sequence genome:
ATTAAACAATACAACAAATTCTAAGATGAATATGCTTTTGGACTTTACGGAGAATAACCTCGAAGAGGAGGAGTTGGAGGAATTAgaagaggaggaggaggaggaagaagaagaagaagaagaagaagatgaagaagaagaagaagaagaagaagatgaagatgatgatgatgaattagaagaagaggaattAGATGAATTAGAACAAGAGgaattagaagaagaggaaaaaGAACAACAAAAAGAACAAGAAAATGAGGGAAGCAAAAACGTTTGGGAAAGTTTTGGCAAGAAGGATATCAGGAAGCGAAAAATAAGGCTTCACAAAGATGTGGATTCGTCTGTATGGAAAGGTGGAGGAGTTATTGAGGAAGATGATAGTATGGAAGAAAAAGATTCAGcgaaaaaagaagaaggaaataaagataagaaaccagaaaatattaagattCAACTTATAGCAATTCCCTTATATGCATCCATGAGCTTTGATgaacaaaaaaaagcaTTCAAATTGCCtgaatctaataatataagACACGTAATCATTTCAACAAATGTTTCTGAAACTTCAATTACTATTCCAAATGTAAGGTATGTAATAGATACAggtaaagaaaaaagaagagaataTACTAAAGGATCAGACTCTTCTCATTTTACTGTAGAATGGATTTCAAAAGCTTCAGCAAGCCAAAGATCTGGAAGAGCTGGAAGAGTTGGACCAGGTCATTGCTATAGACTTTACTCTTCACCAATCTAcgaaaatatatttccaaaatttGCTCcaattgatattttatcAATACCTCTTGATTCTGTATTGTTATACATGCATTCTTTGGGAATACCAGATATTGTGGATTTCCCATTTCCCACTCCACCTGAAAAGTCACAAATAGATCAAGCTTATCAGCTTCTAACTATTCTTGGATCAGTTGAAAGCAGGAAAtccaaatatatattaactAACCAGGGAATTTCCATCTCGAGTTTTCCATTACCACCAAGATATGCAAAGATATTACTTTTAACAACGGCCTATAtaagaaagaatttgataaGTGATGATTTAAAATCTTCTATAGAACTTTTACAACAAGTTTGTATATTAGtttcatatttatcaatagGAAATTTAAGAGATGAAAGTTTTTTATCagatattcaaaaagaacATAATCAAGGAATAAAGAATGTTGATCATCAGAATTTGAatgatgattttgaatCATTTCCCTCAAATTTAGGAaatgatattgaaattaatttatggttttgtattaaatatttggaatattatGGCTCAGGAAGAAAACATGAAAGATCTCTTTCTGATAAATTCTGTaagaaatttgaattaaattcaagAGGATTATCTGAAATCAGATTAATGTCAATTcaactttttaatataactaaaaagaaatatttggataaattaattaattctgaagctaatttaaatattaaatggCCTCCAAGTCTTCCAAATTATACTCAAAAGAATCTACTACGTACTTTCTTTATCTCTAGCTTTATTGATCATATTGCTGTTAGAAATGATGGTAATTTGGTCTCTAAGGTTTCATATCAAATTCCTAATGAATCACCAAATAGTTATTCCGCTTTTATTCATCCTAGAAGTGTATTAAAAAGTTCCAAGCCAAAATTACTCATTTATAGCCAAATAATATCATCCACTGATAAAAACAGACATAATTTATGTGATTGCTTATTAATAACAGCTGATGATATTTCTAAAGCTACATCTCTTAAACATTCACTTGTGGATTGTTCTAAAATTTTAAGCTTTCCAACTCcttattataatattgaaagtgATTCTATAATTGGATATTGTACTCcaaaatatagaaataattcAGTTGTTATTGATCTACCTTCATCAGAAATTCAACTTGaaaccaataataatattatttttgaagtATTTGCTAGAGCTATATTAAATGGCCAagtttttaaagaatttaagaATCAGAGAATTTTAAAGGGTCttaaatccaaaaataattctaacCAATTTAAACTTTTGGTTAATACTCTTGAACagaattcaatttttaataaatctcGATTGATTTCTAAATTCAAAACTAAGAGAGATTTTCTACTAAAGAATATTCTACAATTATATGAAATTTCAGTTCACAATGATATTAGGAGCTTTTGGCCTccaattaaataattactatttCATCTTTGTGAGTATATAAAAAGTAAGAGGgggaaaaaaagaaataaactACTACCAAAcaataagaaatttattataatcatagtaattatttatttctacattatattaaactgtgtaaatatttaatttaattacattttattttttttatttcctttttgCATGTATGcattaaatattacaaTGGTTTTGTGTggacaaaaaaaaaaaattcgGCGGGAAAACtgaaatttgtatttagagcaaaaataaataaataatataaatacaaataatttattttaaaaaaaaaaaaaaagaaaagaattggtggaatattataattacaAGAATAAGAGATCAAGCTAAGTTTAGATAATATAGTTAAGTTTCCAAAGTCATTGGCTTTTAATATCTTGAATGACAGGAAATGAAAACATTGACTAAAAGTGAACAAAAGTGGGATGCTACTTTAACAATGAATAGCAATTCAACAGACATGGTTATATAttcagaagaaaaaaaagacaTGGGAGAACTGGCCCCAAATAAGTTCTGGAACTCTATAAACCAAGGTGTAAATTTGATTGTTGGGCTTTATGAAGGCATTCAATCAGCATGCATGGCTACTGGAGTACATGAATCAGAAATGttaaatgaaattagtatatttgataataagtTAGGAAAAGCTAAAAGAATTGCAAAAAATACTGATTTTGGTAATAGAATGAATTCAAATGAAATTTCTACATCTAATTCCACAAGAGTGTCATCCGTGATAAATTTTAGTGATTTACTTACATCACCA
Coding sequences within it:
- a CDS encoding DHR1/Ecm16p/kurz. HrpA family SFII helicase — encoded protein: MIPEKILEENLLEHDLQGSNALVLPTSKIERKRIHQENNYSESDQNSGRPCKEKKMSNRKKRKLKQLEEKKRLNKIHEDLTNDLKKYTLSDQELQLMMGITNTRMNNRQKQILRSRYLAAKLELPDFLKLKDCSSKSKNYISESESESESESESESKYEFKPEPEPEPKPKPEYEPEFEPENSKVDDLVHSTDHDKELKSENVNFDSESKLELKKNEQLKKESQKKESKGRYIRKYTSLVIKNDNDRPIINRTPEIEFQRSELPVRVYEFEILDAIENNDVVIVTGATGSGKSTQVPQLLYESGYCPLKKGENNNNVNEGQKRYMIGLTQPRRIAATSLSNRIGEELNDSKVVGYQIRYDKKNCTNETVIKVMTDGVLLQEIQKDLLCSKYSVILIDEAHERTVNTDILIGLLSRIVIFRREEYIRKTKQGLEDKLPPLKLIIMSATLRVTDFSENPKLFSKPPPVINIETPNFPVTLHFSKTTPKDYISAAYKKIQQIHNRLPPGSILVFVTGKKEVNLLVNLINNKGKNKAKRNCLLNNTTNSKMNMLLDFTENNLEEEELEELEEEEEEEEEEEEEEDEEEEEEEEDEDDDDELEEEELDELEQEELEEEEKEQQKEQENEGSKNVWESFGKKDIRKRKIRLHKDVDSSVWKGGGVIEEDDSMEEKDSAKKEEGNKDKKPENIKIQLIAIPLYASMSFDEQKKAFKLPESNNIRHVIISTNVSETSITIPNVRYVIDTGKEKRREYTKGSDSSHFTVEWISKASASQRSGRAGRVGPGHCYRLYSSPIYENIFPKFAPIDILSIPLDSVLLYMHSLGIPDIVDFPFPTPPEKSQIDQAYQLLTILGSVESRKSKYILTNQGISISSFPLPPRYAKILLLTTAYIRKNLISDDLKSSIELLQQVCILVSYLSIGNLRDESFLSDIQKEHNQGIKNVDHQNLNDDFESFPSNLGNDIEINLWFCIKYLEYYGSGRKHERSLSDKFCKKFELNSRGLSEIRLMSIQLFNITKKKYLDKLINSEANLNIKWPPSLPNYTQKNLLRTFFISSFIDHIAVRNDGNLVSKVSYQIPNESPNSYSAFIHPRSVLKSSKPKLLIYSQIISSTDKNRHNLCDCLLITADDISKATSLKHSLVDCSKILSFPTPYYNIESDSIIGYCTPKYRNNSVVIDLPSSEIQLETNNNIIFEVFARAILNGQVFKEFKNQRILKGLKSKNNSNQFKLLVNTLEQNSIFNKSRLISKFKTKRDFLLKNILQLYEISVHNDIRSFWPPIK